The region aaaggagaagtccggccaaaatttattttttatatgttattacttatggaaagctatacaattttctaatgtacattaattatgggaaatgctcatatactgctatttcccttaatttagtgtatcaggaagtatTAGAGTTCTCTCAAAAGCAGTGACGTTccagtgtaattcctatggagtgtccagcagggggcgctctatatatagaagtcaatgagtaccattgacttctatatatagtgcgcccctgctggacactccattggaattacaatggatgtgtgtatgtaatgtaatgtactgtactttgcgattgaatacatttatggaatactttggggagcaagtgtcctttctccccaaagtatcccataaatgtattcaataaatacatttgcagggcactgagcagggagggagagaagtgccatctacctcccccctccctgctgggaacatatacaaagtactactcccccattatttgcagataatgggggagtagtacctgtgctatttaTCGTCACCCGCGCCGCCGCTCATAGAAGtgccgctccgccgccgctcacacagtgGCCGCTCTTCATGGcccctcctcttttctttcaccagagctggaagctgagctgtgattggttgctgtggccagtttgcaccagtctaaattttacaccctttgataaatctcccccattgacttctatatataaagctccccctgctggacactccataggaattacaccattcgtcgtgcttttgagagaattctaacacttcctgatacactaaattaagggaaatagcagtatatgagcatttcccataattaatgtacattagaaaattgtataactttccatataaaaaataaattttggccggacttctcctttaataaatctgtcagTTGTGGTGAGTTTTCAAGGACACGCCCATGACACGCCGACTTGGCACATTTTTCCACAAAAAATATGGGTTTATTGGGTTTGGACAAATTGTGTTGCATCCCTTTAGTAAATGTGTCGGTCTACTAAAAGTGGACAAAAATTGGACAAAACCCCAATAATTTTCTGCCGCCAACAcccttagtaaatcagccccaatatCTCTCAAACAGGACATTATCAGAaatttgaaatatgtttcatttcacATAATGCTTCACCTTAGACCTTATTAGCTTTgtgagacagcccctttaattttCTCTCCGAAGCTTAAAACAATTCATCAGTTTTTCCCCAAAAGTTTTCtattatattttgttttatattataaaatatatatgtaatatattttataaaaataattatattatgTTTTGCTATTATATCCTGGTACAGGACCATAGAAAATTTGGGATTACAGTATTCAAATAGTATTTAAATTCTGTTTCACACTATGGCCCAAATGTTagcgaccaccactctgctgtaaaagcagttatagatatagggggagatttatcaaactggtgtaaagtagaattgtcttagttacccctagcaaccaatcagattccaccttttattaatCTCAGATTCCTTGaaaaatggaaagtggaatctgattggttgctaggggtaactaagacaattctactttataccagcttAAAAAATTTCCACCATAGAGTAAAGCAGAGTAAAGCATGGCGGCTTAAGGGGGATGGGGCGTTACATACAGttgctgtatcccggttttccaggcagtcctcccgctgtatccaccctctgcacggaggtttaagacagcgggaatcattgccgagagtccaagttcgtacgaacccgaacctcggcaggttcggaccatccctaatcaataTCTCTATGTGGGCGAGGTCTCCAGAAcgggacacagtattccagatgtgatgtcaccatctaTACAGCCGGATCACAGTCTCCTCCTCCTACCGTTTATACATCTAGCTATGCTTTTTATGTAGTGCATTCAATATTtcagtattttaaaaaaatttagaaGTCAGCCTTCTCTATACGTTTAGTTTTTGCAACCCATCGCTCTGTTTCACCCTCCTGTCACTAAATGGTAGTAACCTATTCCAATTTTCTACGTGGCCCTATGGATTCTGGTTATGCCTCTGTTCCTCACTGCTGGGAAGAACCTTCTCATAGGTTTTCCAAACACTTCATCCCTAATGCCGTAGATTAATGGACTGATAAATCTGGGAAAACACATGAACAGAAAGAAGTTAGTTAAGGGCAGGTATACAAAACGGGATGTAAACTCCTTTTCAGTGAGTGTAGAAGTAAAAGACAACATGGATAGAAGAAGCTGAAATGCGTGGAGAAGTACGGTCTTCCCGGCCTTAGAAGCAAATTTATCAGAGTCCATCCTGCGAGCAACCAGCAGAACTTTGACATATGTGAAGGCGATGACCAGTCCCACCATGGAGAAGCTGAAAACACTACTGATTGTTTGGAGGACCATTTGAGATGCACCTACAGTCAATGATCTCTTGTCACAGATGACATTGACATTGAAAAAACTTTTATTTACTGAAGAACAAAGGGCAATAAAATCTAAAAGTTGTGGAATCATCCCCAATGTCCACATGTTAGCTATGGCGAGGGTGGCTCTTCGGACAGTCCATAGCTCTGCATGTCTTAATGGGTGGCAGATGGCAACGTAACGTTCCAAAGACATGACGGCCAAGTTGTAAGGAGTTATACGGAATGAACATGTGGAAAAGCTGATAATAATATGACAAAAGGGCACAGGCATGGAGATGAAGTAGATGGCACATAAAAATAGTATAAATGATATCAGTAGGTAGACCACATCATTAAGAAGCATGTGAATGAACAAGATGTGACGTGGGGTCTCCCGGACATGGGACGTCATGAAGAAGACCTTCAGAATGATAACCATGAAGTATATGAAGATACCAAACAAGAGGAACATCAAAACAGACATAGTCATCCTTATAATTTCAGTCATCTTGTTGACTTGGGCCATCATGGTGGTATTGAGCTTAGTGGAATTCATCTTTTCGTGGACCCAAAAATTTGCTAGATcggaaaacaaaaagaaaatgtaaCAGTAGAGGTTACTTGTTAGAACAATACAACATATATTAAGGGGatattcacacatccgcaaattTGCAGACCTTACAGACGgggaaggaatgtaatggatttGTTCCCCACACGGCTACAGATTTAAAGAATTTCCCCACCGACAACCTCATATTGACACATAATGCTGGACAAGGAACGAATCCATTACATTTCTTCCCCGACTGTAAGGTCCACAAATTTGTGGATGCGTTTACTGTATGTAGCCAAAGAGTTAACCCTTGTTCAGAAACCAGGGCCAACAGTTGGAAAATCGTGACACCTCAATCTTGAGAAGCAACTTGGTTGTCCGTTGTAGTAAAGGCCAGATGCCCATAcaagaaggttaaaggggtattccagtcctacagtaaaaatgtacatTATGTTGAGGCAGGAaagcaaataaattaaaaaaaaacctgcatttgGAAGCAGGACCAACGTATGTTGGACTGTATACATTCTTCAAGGTATACTTGATAAAGTCAGGGATTATTTAGGATTATAGTCAGGTATAAGATTATTCAGTTATACTATACAGAAATTAATAGTCACCATTTTAATATGCAAGTCAAAACACAGTCAATAACGAAAATAGAGATGGCTGTGTAggaggcttaaaggagaagtccggtcttAGCTCTTTTTTTCCAAAGAGCTGGGGTGtaagtggctgaacataacatcatgcacctacctccccaacTCCAGGTTCCCTGACCGCTTCTTGGTTGAGCGGGGACCCAGGTCGTGGCGTGTCAGGCCTGCTCTGCCAGTCAGCGGCTGAGTTGGGACCCAGTTATGGccgctgactggttgagcaggttGGACACATCACGACCCTCCACTGACACAACGTAGGTAGTTGGGGATAGAAGGTTTGTGTCCTTCTCTGTGTCTGTCCTGGATGACCCGGTTCCCAAATCAAAATAGAATCGTAACCCATATGCGCATTgtaaaaactgattgcaaaaaggaTATTTAGGATTGTGGGGTTTAAAGTAGATTTTGGCCCATAGTCAGAGGTATGGACCTTGGGCAGCCAGAAGGAAATAGTGTAATAGCGTATTGTATTTTGGTGGATGTACTCTCAGATGTTATTCCGCGCAGTACCAAAACGAAATCCaaggggtagtcaaaaagtcaaagccagaaagtcaGGAAACCAGTAAATACAGATCGGGAACAATGCTAGGTCAAGAAACACTCAGGGTAGGAGGCCCTATCACAGGCAGGGGACACAGGTATGGGGAGGATACTTATtgggcctggagtcccagcctcaGGACACATCTGACAGCTGACTggcggttgcaagtctcaaaacacgggaatagccagatatccctccagggaaggaaaacctgttgccaaggggggcCTCCAAGTGGGaagatacatagccccttaagtcccactcggttgtgagtattggaacataaataggggaacactagggtggccccttttgcgtcaaagtctaactcagttgcgagtgttgcaacatgacaagggaaatGCCAAAgccaatgtatcaatggagactcttgaatgagtacttTATTGATCTCCctaagctcagtgattgctgtggtttatcatcatcatcaccacgtTTTATCCGTGGAGATAgttcctgcagctccatcctTAAAGGTCACATAGACTTTTTAATGCTTAATTTTATGTTCTTTGATGGGCCCCATCCAATTTAGGGAATATCCTGGACTTGTGACCAGCTGGCAGCAGGATCCCCCAGACATTTGTACCTCATTCAGATGATAAGCACAAAGCCCAAAGGGCTATAAGGTGAGAGTCCAGCTATTATGTGCCACTATTCGCCTAGATGAACGGTGCCCATCAGGACctgattaaggttggtggaggcccccgggcgacaattttgttggggtCCCCTCATTAACGATTATCGAGCCGCGTAATAGGCtaagtaaacgagcgctgatcaagcagatcagcgcttatttacattattgattgggcagTCATTGGCTcacctaataggaccctaactcagcCTGtgcatctgggggggggggggggaattttgcTAGGAataagcagtgtgggtattatggctgAGAGCAGTATTgcccaaacttttttcttcttttttttttttttcttacctcgGAGCATCCCTAACGAATaaagttctacaaaatacaaaaaaaaacatcatagagtgactcacaggtgacgtcttctttgatctgaggcatcactttccttttccccTCCATCTGTcttggaccaccatgatgatttctttcagctacaattcttctcttcagaacctgccaccCAAATATCTAAGGCTCCGCACTTTAccttccttccccttttccccacccataatAGGttccaaacagtagtaattccgcTTTTTGGTGTCATGtctagtaaagtcagtaggtactgaatgtgggttgtcccctgtatgtagggtcccctgctgtgtccccaaataataataaagtcagtgctgtgccccatatagtaataatgtctcctgctgtgccctctcttatagtaataatacccccttctgggcccccatatagtaataatgccccctgctgtgccctccatatactaatattgtccttgctgtgccccatatagtaataatatctcctgctgtgccctctcatatagtaataataccccctgctgtgctcccatagtaataatgccttctgctgtgccctccatatagtaataatgtctcctgctgtacctccatataataaaaataactGTTGTAGTTAtgtccctagtattgtagttaacccctccactgccagaatgccccctagtattgtagttaacccctccactgccagaatgccccctagtattgtagctaAACCCTCAACtaccaggatgcccctagttctGTAGTTAACCCCTCTACTGCCAGGATACCCTTGTAGGGGTTAATTCTGGCAGGAAACGGGTCAACTACAATACTAAGGGGCATTCTGGCAGTGGAGGGGCTAATTACAATACTAGaggcatcctggggggggggttatcctaCTCCACTGTCAGGATGCCCCTAGTTTTGTAGttacaccccccccacccctcttcaGAATGCCCCAAATATTGTAGTTACACCCCCCTCCAGGAGTTATATACTAATGTATATAAGTACCCCTTCCAGGGTGCCCCTAGTAAtgtatgtacccccccccctccaggattCCCCTAGTAATGTGtatataacccctccactgctaggatgcccctagtaatgtatatTACCCATCATCCAGGAAGCCCCTAGTAAtgcatatagcccccctccaGAATGTCCCTAGTAATAAATATAGCCCCccttccaggatgcccctagtaaagtatataccctccccccttcccctccaggATGTCCATAGTaatgtagtaatgtatataaagCCCCCTtaaggatgcccctagtattgtagttatcccccctccccaggaTGCCACTAGGGGACCCCCAAATAAATGCCCCTGGTCtgtgctaataaaaaaaaaaaaaaacacgtcccTCTTACCTGTCCTCCATTCCAACGCTGCGAGGCCTCTTCATCTTCTTGCAGTCCCTGGCGGAGTGGCAGATTTTCTCCTGCAGGCTgcacgcgatgaaatgacgtcatcgcacgGCCCGCAAGAgaagatgtgcgccgctctgccACACAGGAGGCCTCGGAGATCAGAGCTCCCTCACCTGCTTCTCCTGGATGTGGCTGAACCCGTCCCCCTCCAGAAGAAACCTGCAATGCTTCTGGATGGACGAGTTCAGCCACATCCAGGAGAAGCAGGTGAGGGAGCTCTGATCTCCGAGGTTCTCCTGTGTGGCAGAGTGGCGCACATCTTCTCCTTTGGGCTGCGCAATTACGGCGCTTCATAGCGCGCAGCCTGCAGCAGAAGACCTGCCAGCTCCGACAGGGACACGGATGCCGGGCGCTGGAGCATCACTAATCCCCCCCTCCCGACCCCGACCAGCCCCATGGTCCCTACGCACCCCCCACCGGTACGGCTCCGCTGGGGGTTGCTGAAAATTGCTATGgatccaccagcctgaacccggaaccctgcttccgggttcaggctggcGGGGGCCCCCAACACATGccccgggtgccctccctttaatccggccctggtgccCATTATATACTGTCCCACTGTGTCCCTTATATACTGTCCCACTGTGTCCCTTATGAACTGTGCCTgcaatatactgtgccactgtcccctaataCATGTGCCCTTAAATCATTGTCCCCcaaaatcattgttttccaagtGTTGGCTCTTcaactgttgccaaactacaaccctATCAAGCCATGTTAGCAGGaggtgatgggagttgaagtCTAGTAGCATTTGGGAAaatcacatgttggagaacacttcaCTAAATAAATTGCTCCACTACCCTGGCATCTGGCCCGGCCAGAGAAGAGAGATGCCGGCAGTGATAATGGCTCTTCCCGTATCATAGAGGAGGCACTGGATTCATGCTGGATTGGTCTCTATGATCTCCAGATGGGCTCTTTATTCTACCAGACCCCATAGTGGCCAGCAGGTTCTGTGCCCACCAGAAGATTCTTCGATCCTCCAGTGGGTCAGTCTTGCACTGTGTGTTTGTATACCATATATATGACTGGGTGCGTGTATATACTTATTGGACTTATAGTGTATGTGTACAttgtatgtgtgtagtgtatatatggtTTTTGTGTAtatgaccgccccccccccccccaaccccattgCAGTATGAGGACTGTGTGAAAACACTCAACATATCTCAGCTTCCCAGACTCTTATGAGTGAAGAAGAGGTGGGATAATGGGGTGAACTGCAGTCACCGCATTTCTTGAATAAGTGTGATAGTACAGTAAGTCTAATATCTGGAATAATACTCACATCTGTAGTTCCGGTGGCGTGAATGGTGCCGCTCCGGCTTCTGGTCTTGTCAGTCAGGCTCTGATCACTTGACGTTTAGCTGGCGCACTATTTATATGTTTATAGTCCCCGGtgttcttcatcctcctcctatTATTAACTCATCTTTACTAATCTAGTACGACAAGTCTCAGGGAACATCAATTCATCTatggtgatttccctgatgaTCTATTCTTTGATGCCGTAATTCTCCTAAAGGTTACGTgaacaataaataaattattaaatgattgatcattacatagaggTTTGGCATTTCTATTGGGGAgcagggatgtcacgataccagaattttgattTCGATACAGATACCaaattttttatttcgatacttgatacaaattcgatactaaataaagtttgaaGAAATgcgtaaaaatacaaaaataatgccccctgcccagactttttgatcacttttttgttacattttatagtttgGACAATTACGCAGCAATcatgccaaatatgtttattttatttttttttaagtttcttttttgaaaaaagggagattattaaaacttttttttttaatttttaaaaacactttattttacactttttaatctCCCTTCATAATTCTGGGAGTTATTGTGCCACTGTACTGGCAAGCCCCGGGGGGAAGTGGGGAGGCAGTTGAGGGGCCTTACTGCACAAGAAAAGGGGGGCTGGTGGGTgctatacacacatatatctatcctgatacacaaatacacatacaCCCATGTCTGGTCCCCTCCCCGTCACTCACCAGTTGGTCATGtctatatacacccccatatatactgtctgtatatatatagatatacacagtgtcggactgggccactggaggaccggaggatcctctggtgggcccctcccccactctcacTGACCATCcggcagctggggcccccagacactgcctgtcctcagtgggccccagcGTCGGATGCTGCCGCAGCTGTCGGGCCCTCAGCAGCCCTGCTCTGTGGACTCCAGCGCCCCCCTTTCCTCCCAGCACACTGCatgtcggaactgtatgcgctcacaCTTTTCTaacgagcgcatacagttcctccTGGGCCAGGATGTaattgacacagcatcaggagccattggctcccggcTGTGTCAATTATTCTTGTTGCCTCCAgca is a window of Dendropsophus ebraccatus isolate aDenEbr1 chromosome 5, aDenEbr1.pat, whole genome shotgun sequence DNA encoding:
- the LOC138794118 gene encoding odorant receptor 131-2-like, yielding MNSTKLNTTMMAQVNKMTEIIRMTMSVLMFLLFGIFIYFMVIILKVFFMTSHVRETPRHILFIHMLLNDVVYLLISFILFLCAIYFISMPVPFCHIIISFSTCSFRITPYNLAVMSLERYVAICHPLRHAELWTVRRATLAIANMWTLGMIPQLLDFIALCSSVNKSFFNVNVICDKRSLTVGASQMVLQTISSVFSFSMVGLVIAFTYVKVLLVARRMDSDKFASKAGKTVLLHAFQLLLSMLSFTSTLTEKEFTSRFVYLPLTNFFLFMCFPRFISPLIYGIRDEVFGKPMRRFFPAVRNRGITRIHRAT